In the genome of Megalops cyprinoides isolate fMegCyp1 chromosome 7, fMegCyp1.pri, whole genome shotgun sequence, one region contains:
- the LOC118781398 gene encoding CMRF35-like molecule 7, producing the protein MFLLGLMLPCLFPGLLSARVLVKSGQPLSVRCHYDPSLRSLVKLWCRQISATECSIVGSTDPSRTPGQVSAWDYMASSYVIFTMTGLGPDDSAVYFCAVQRQDREVVLVGTLEVQVSTGMISNSISTTMTTTVRKTSSRSTIMSIVDKQQMKNYRQLEPHDHEMNTYSELTFSSQLNVYVEILLVFVTVVTIVICVKVIVSFRKANAIYRSKIPLVMSRMTRRKATENVYAPSPRLATGGSDAGQSLMNHASRV; encoded by the exons ATGTTTCTCCTCGGACTGATGTTGCCGTGTCTCTTCCCAG GTCTTCTCTCAGCTCGGGTGCTGGTGAAGTCGGGGCAGCCTCTGTCTGTCCGGTGCCACTACGACCCCTCCCTCCGCTCGCTGGTCAAGTTGTGGTGTCGGCAGATCTCGGCCACCGAGTGCTCCATCGTGGGCTCCACGGACCCGTCACGCACCCCAGGGCAGGTCTCGGCGTGGGACTACATGGCCAGCAGCTACGTCATTTTCACCATGACGGGCCTGGGACCCGACGACTCAGCCGTCTACTTCTGCGCAGTCCAGAGGCAGGACCGGGAGGTGGTCCTGGTGGGGACGCTGGAGGTGCAGGTGTCTACCG GTATGATCTCCAACTCCATCTCGACGACCATGACAACAACTGTCAGAAAAACCTCATCCAGAAGCACAATCATGAGCATTGTGGACAAACAGCAAATGAAGAATTACAGACAACTGGAGCCACACGAccatgaaatgaacacatacag cgAACTGACTTTCAGCTCTCAGCTGAATGTGTACGTGGAGATTCTGTTGGTGTTTGTGACGGTGGTTACCATCGTCATCTGCGTAAAAGTGATCGTTAGCTTCAGGAAAG CCAACGCCATTTACCGGAGCAAAATCCCCTTGGTGATGTCCAGGATGACCCGGCGCAAAGCCACGGAGAACGTATACGCGCCATCCCCCCGCCTGGCCACTGGGGGCAGCGACGCTGGACAGAGTCTGATGAATCACGCCAGCAGG GTCTGA